The Ruania alba genome has a window encoding:
- a CDS encoding hydroxyacid dehydrogenase — protein MKSTGTSGQGEVAGHRQPRTAVVMNEHAWSNGFGAVQQQRLRAVADLGGYGCVSSPDQLPKDWLQVVEVLITGWGAPQLTHHVLDATPRLRLVAHAAGSVKAIATPECLDRGIIVTSAAAANAIPVAEFTFAAVIMAAKRVFSTIETFRAQRTTKTRPTALASAYGRTVGIIGFSRIGRRVVALLRNLGVNVLVADPYADRHDVHDAGAALVELDDLLRRADIVSVHAPATPATRHMLDAERLALIPDAGTVINTARGSLIEPAALERECVSGRLSAILDVTEPEPLPPGSPLWDLPNVTLTPHLAGAQTTEVRRLADAALDELAAFARGEAPVHPVPLDELDRLA, from the coding sequence ATGAAGTCGACGGGTACCTCAGGTCAAGGTGAGGTCGCAGGCCACCGGCAGCCCCGCACTGCCGTCGTGATGAACGAACACGCCTGGAGCAATGGCTTCGGAGCGGTGCAACAGCAACGTTTGCGGGCTGTGGCCGACCTCGGCGGCTATGGTTGCGTGAGTTCCCCGGACCAACTTCCCAAGGACTGGTTGCAGGTCGTCGAGGTCCTCATCACCGGGTGGGGCGCTCCGCAGTTGACCCATCACGTCCTGGACGCGACCCCGCGCCTTCGCCTGGTCGCCCACGCGGCCGGGTCCGTCAAGGCCATCGCCACACCGGAATGCCTGGACCGCGGGATCATCGTGACCTCGGCCGCGGCGGCGAACGCGATCCCTGTCGCCGAGTTCACGTTCGCCGCTGTCATCATGGCCGCCAAGCGCGTCTTCTCGACCATCGAGACGTTCCGCGCCCAACGCACCACGAAGACTCGTCCGACTGCATTGGCCTCGGCCTACGGACGCACGGTGGGGATCATCGGGTTCTCGCGCATCGGACGACGGGTGGTCGCCCTGCTTCGGAACCTGGGCGTGAACGTCCTGGTGGCCGATCCGTATGCGGACCGCCACGACGTGCATGACGCCGGGGCGGCTCTGGTCGAGCTCGACGACCTTCTTCGGCGAGCAGACATCGTCAGCGTCCATGCTCCGGCCACGCCGGCAACGCGCCACATGCTCGACGCCGAACGCCTCGCCCTCATTCCGGATGCCGGCACCGTGATCAACACCGCCCGTGGCAGCCTGATCGAACCGGCCGCCCTGGAACGCGAGTGCGTCAGCGGCCGCCTCTCGGCCATCCTCGACGTCACCGAGCCCGAGCCGCTCCCACCCGGGTCGCCGCTGTGGGACCTGCCGAACGTGACACTCACCCCCCATCTGGCCGGAGCCCAGACGACGGAGGTGCGGCGACTCGCGGACGCAGCACTGGACGAGCTGGCAGCGTTCGCACGAGGCGAGGCGCCCGTGCATCCGGTCCCCCTCGACGAGCTGGACCGCCTGGCCTGA
- a CDS encoding sulfatase, translated as MYAGPAGAAHRTAQLPAPLLGPARTLRRLHARTPQGARHLHPPGHRSPALLRRRRGHLSHPVQQLGVLPWAGGRPLEGACRWCGWHPHRGQAAQTSPGPDQPRVPRDGGRPPQTRTFDAGLEFIDTNKNEDGWFLQLETFDPHEPFFSHKPYKDLYPHEYDGPEFDWPSYAPVAEPGDQVAHARYEYAALLSMCDESLGRVLDVMDENQMWDDTLLIVCTDHGYLLGENGWWAKLVMPWYDSLVHTPLFVWDPRSGAHGERRSSLVQTIDIAPTLLDWFGLESTPDMQGVPLARTVSEDQPVREAGLFGSFGAHVNVTDGRYVYMRAPDDPAGEATLHDYTIMPTRMRGRFSVDDLAGLELAEPFTFTKGLRTLRVPAEAHPACSFGTLLFDLTADPRQQTPITDPEIEHRMIGLLHDLLVRSDAPDEQFDRLGLPRPGEDLDGSPHWLRAHRGRDRAVQEATEMSHERRVAHALARLAPGVLDYRWLNSSVHQLTADPVAAPVIQRHAPGALRDELLTVGPDITLLDLAVANPELVNLESVRAVLDALSAASTAAVS; from the coding sequence GTGTATGCCGGCCCGGCGGGAGCTGCACACCGGACGGCACAACTTCCTGCACCGCTCCTGGGGCCCGCTCGAACCCTTCGACGACTCCATGCCCGAACTCCTCAAGGAGCACGGCATCTACACCCACCTGGTCACCGATCACCAGCACTACTTCGAAGACGGCGGGGCCACCTTTCACACCCGGTACAACAGCTGGGAGTTCTTCCGTGGGCAGGAGGGCGACCCCTGGAAGGGGCATGTCGGTGGTGTGGATGGCATCCCCACCGGGGACAAGCCGCCCAAACGTCGCCAGGACCGGATCAACCGCGAGTACCTCGTGACGGAGGCCGACCACCCCAGACCCGCACCTTCGACGCAGGCCTGGAGTTCATCGACACCAACAAGAACGAGGACGGCTGGTTCCTGCAGCTGGAGACATTCGACCCGCACGAGCCGTTCTTCTCGCACAAGCCCTACAAGGACCTCTACCCGCACGAGTACGACGGCCCGGAGTTCGACTGGCCGTCCTACGCCCCGGTCGCCGAACCCGGCGACCAGGTCGCTCACGCCCGCTACGAATATGCGGCGCTGCTGTCGATGTGCGACGAGTCGCTCGGGCGGGTCCTCGACGTGATGGACGAGAACCAGATGTGGGACGACACTCTCCTGATCGTCTGCACCGACCACGGGTATCTACTCGGTGAGAACGGCTGGTGGGCGAAGCTGGTGATGCCCTGGTATGACTCGCTCGTGCACACCCCGCTCTTCGTGTGGGACCCGCGATCCGGTGCCCACGGTGAGCGCCGCTCCAGCCTCGTCCAGACGATCGACATCGCGCCCACCCTGCTCGACTGGTTCGGCCTTGAGTCGACGCCGGACATGCAGGGTGTCCCCCTCGCTCGCACCGTGTCCGAGGATCAACCGGTCCGTGAAGCCGGGCTCTTCGGGTCCTTCGGAGCCCATGTCAACGTCACGGACGGGCGCTACGTGTACATGCGAGCCCCCGACGACCCGGCCGGTGAGGCGACTCTCCACGACTACACGATCATGCCGACGAGGATGAGAGGCCGGTTCAGCGTCGACGACCTCGCCGGTCTCGAGCTCGCGGAACCGTTCACCTTCACGAAAGGGCTCCGGACGCTGCGTGTTCCCGCCGAGGCCCACCCCGCCTGCAGCTTCGGCACCCTGCTCTTCGACCTGACCGCCGACCCCCGGCAACAGACGCCCATCACCGACCCCGAGATCGAACACCGCATGATCGGCCTCCTGCACGACCTCCTGGTCCGCAGTGACGCCCCGGACGAGCAGTTCGACCGGCTGGGACTTCCCCGGCCTGGTGAGGATCTGGACGGTTCCCCGCACTGGCTCCGAGCGCACCGCGGCAGGGACCGTGCCGTCCAGGAGGCGACCGAGATGAGCCACGAACGACGCGTGGCGCACGCCTTGGCCCGCCTCGCCCCCGGCGTCCTGGACTACCGATGGCTGAACAGCTCCGTACACCAGCTGACGGCCGACCCGGTGGCGGCACCCGTCATTCAGCGCCATGCCCCAGGAGCGCTCCGTGACGAGCTGCTCACCGTCGGGCCTGACATCACCCTGCTGGATCTCGCAGTCGCCAACCCCGAGTTGGTCAACCTCGAAAGCGTCCGAGCCGTGCTCGACGCCCTGTCCGCAGCATCGACCGCCGCGGTCAGCTGA
- a CDS encoding ABC transporter substrate-binding protein → MQSNDWSTEFLRPDDQMPAGGETSFTTSMSRRTVLGAAGALGLAGLTAACSGMSSTNDSSGGSAGTGTVRVWTVQSGPETEAFERAQLEAFGRRNPDIGVELQVLPPEQFANAMQLAFTGGEDIPDVFRHSAGQGVHLRSALERGWVRPVTEFITDEFASRFPHWVYDGASALYVDGEAYGVPRADTFANGSRMLYYNVDILERFGFSGPPETWSEFREIAAKISTDGNNAVYGTALVGANIASFQILQNLAGPQHYRDDAETPISLLTGEPAMSEPSLVETVELLQAMNRQGSFTPGWETWAPSDAIQQMASGRLGMYIFPIFHAAQLRQANPDLNLGIARPPVPDAGRSGSRAPADTVLPWWMMSAEVRDPEAAWRLMDFYGSVEYQRAGFLEEQRISIMPGVYDGIDVDQDTLAIREIAQDLVRQRPSPSRRSPEADTFYDTLVADAPRPAPAELYVNAIVTESDFAATAAEYDEAVTQLIDEKIAAGAIDSMEAFTFPDWDPLEDYEG, encoded by the coding sequence ATGCAATCCAACGACTGGAGTACTGAGTTTCTACGACCCGACGATCAGATGCCCGCGGGCGGCGAAACGAGTTTCACGACGTCGATGAGCCGGCGAACGGTACTTGGTGCCGCCGGGGCGCTCGGCCTAGCCGGGCTGACCGCAGCATGTTCGGGCATGAGTTCGACGAACGACAGTAGCGGCGGTAGCGCTGGTACCGGAACGGTTCGAGTCTGGACCGTTCAGTCCGGACCTGAGACGGAGGCTTTCGAACGCGCACAGTTGGAAGCGTTCGGTCGGCGGAACCCGGACATCGGTGTTGAACTGCAGGTCCTTCCGCCGGAGCAGTTTGCCAACGCCATGCAACTCGCGTTCACGGGAGGTGAGGACATCCCCGACGTGTTCCGCCACTCTGCGGGTCAGGGAGTCCACCTGCGCAGCGCACTCGAACGCGGATGGGTTCGTCCGGTCACCGAGTTCATCACGGACGAGTTCGCGAGCAGGTTCCCCCATTGGGTGTACGACGGCGCGAGCGCACTGTACGTGGACGGGGAAGCGTACGGCGTCCCGCGAGCGGACACCTTTGCCAATGGCTCGCGTATGTTGTATTACAACGTCGACATCCTCGAACGTTTCGGATTCTCCGGGCCGCCTGAGACGTGGTCGGAGTTTCGCGAGATTGCTGCGAAGATCAGCACCGACGGCAACAATGCCGTTTACGGTACCGCGCTCGTGGGCGCGAACATTGCGTCGTTCCAGATCCTGCAGAACTTGGCCGGTCCCCAGCACTACCGCGATGATGCGGAAACCCCCATCAGCTTGCTGACCGGCGAACCGGCGATGTCCGAACCGTCGCTAGTGGAAACAGTGGAGTTGCTCCAGGCCATGAATCGCCAAGGGTCGTTCACGCCGGGGTGGGAGACGTGGGCGCCGTCCGATGCCATCCAGCAGATGGCCTCGGGCCGACTCGGCATGTACATCTTTCCGATCTTTCATGCGGCCCAACTGCGGCAGGCCAACCCTGACCTCAATCTGGGGATCGCCCGGCCGCCTGTGCCGGACGCCGGGCGATCTGGCTCGCGGGCACCCGCCGACACTGTGCTCCCGTGGTGGATGATGAGTGCCGAGGTGCGTGACCCGGAGGCGGCCTGGCGCCTCATGGACTTCTACGGGTCTGTCGAGTACCAACGCGCTGGATTTCTGGAGGAACAGCGGATCTCCATCATGCCGGGTGTCTATGACGGGATCGATGTCGACCAGGACACTCTTGCCATACGAGAGATCGCCCAAGACCTCGTGCGCCAGCGGCCATCCCCGTCTCGTCGCTCGCCGGAGGCCGACACCTTCTACGACACCCTGGTCGCCGATGCCCCTCGGCCCGCGCCGGCAGAGCTGTACGTGAACGCGATCGTCACCGAATCCGACTTTGCCGCGACAGCTGCTGAATACGACGAGGCAGTCACGCAACTCATCGACGAGAAGATCGCAGCAGGAGCTATTGACAGCATGGAGGCCTTCACATTCCCGGACTGGGACCCGCTCGAAGACTATGAAGGGTGA
- a CDS encoding sulfatase family protein, which yields MSRPNVLLITSDQQHWDTIGAFNSEIHTPNLDRLVQEGAAFSRTYCPNPTCTPTRASLITGKYPSEHGAWTLGTSLPESEPTIGAHLSERGYRTALVGKAHFQPLRSTEEYPSQEAYPLLQDLDYWRDFHGPYYGFDHIELARNHTAESHVGQHYGVWLTEKCGDDWKQYFRAPTGTMPHEVQHTWPIPEELHYNTWIAERTNALLQNYQRAGEPFFLWSSFFDPHPPYLVPEPWDRMYDPDKITIPDGIEGEHERNAPHFGLVRTQEPDFSEWEETGHRIHGFESHLRDEAERRRLVATYYGMVSMLDAYVGKILDELDRLGLAENTIVVFSTDHGHLFGQHGLQAKRPFHYEDLLRVPLLARGPGIACGHQTSALQSLVDYAPTVLDMIGEDVPAEMTGVSQKAVWSGEVESAREHVLCEFHHEPTTVNLRTYIEDRYKITVYHGREYGELFDLERDPGEFHNRWDDPDHAAIKSDLLLRFVWAEMGREPMPMPRISVA from the coding sequence GTGAGCCGTCCGAACGTGCTCCTGATTACCAGCGATCAGCAACACTGGGACACGATCGGGGCGTTCAACTCCGAGATCCACACGCCGAATCTGGATCGGTTGGTTCAGGAGGGGGCAGCGTTCTCGCGGACGTACTGCCCGAACCCGACGTGCACACCCACACGAGCGTCGCTGATCACGGGCAAGTACCCGAGCGAGCACGGCGCGTGGACGTTGGGCACGAGCCTGCCTGAGTCCGAGCCCACAATCGGCGCTCACCTCAGCGAGCGGGGCTATCGGACGGCGTTGGTCGGCAAGGCGCACTTCCAGCCGTTGCGGAGCACGGAGGAGTACCCGTCCCAGGAGGCGTACCCGCTGCTGCAGGACCTCGACTACTGGCGTGACTTCCACGGCCCGTACTACGGCTTCGACCACATCGAACTCGCCCGGAACCATACGGCCGAGTCGCACGTGGGTCAGCACTACGGAGTCTGGCTGACCGAGAAGTGCGGGGACGACTGGAAGCAGTACTTCCGAGCGCCTACAGGGACCATGCCCCACGAGGTCCAGCACACGTGGCCGATCCCCGAGGAGCTGCACTACAACACCTGGATCGCCGAGCGTACGAACGCGCTGCTGCAGAACTATCAGCGGGCCGGTGAGCCGTTCTTCCTGTGGTCGAGCTTCTTCGATCCGCACCCGCCGTACTTGGTGCCCGAGCCGTGGGACCGGATGTACGACCCGGACAAGATCACCATCCCGGATGGGATCGAGGGGGAGCACGAGCGCAATGCCCCGCACTTCGGGCTGGTGCGCACGCAGGAGCCGGACTTTAGTGAGTGGGAGGAGACCGGGCACAGGATCCACGGGTTCGAGTCCCACCTGCGGGACGAGGCTGAGCGACGGCGTCTGGTCGCGACCTACTACGGCATGGTGAGCATGCTCGATGCCTACGTGGGCAAGATCTTGGACGAGCTCGACCGGCTCGGACTGGCGGAGAACACGATCGTGGTGTTCAGCACCGACCACGGGCACCTGTTTGGCCAGCACGGGCTCCAGGCGAAGCGGCCGTTCCACTACGAGGACCTGCTGCGGGTCCCGTTGCTGGCGCGCGGCCCGGGGATCGCATGTGGTCACCAGACCTCGGCACTGCAGTCCCTGGTCGACTACGCGCCGACTGTGCTGGACATGATCGGTGAGGACGTGCCGGCCGAGATGACCGGCGTGAGCCAGAAGGCCGTCTGGTCGGGGGAAGTGGAGTCGGCACGTGAGCACGTGTTGTGCGAGTTCCATCATGAGCCGACCACGGTCAACCTGCGCACCTACATCGAAGACCGGTACAAGATCACCGTCTACCACGGCCGCGAGTACGGCGAGCTGTTCGACCTTGAGCGCGATCCTGGCGAGTTCCACAACCGGTGGGACGACCCAGACCATGCGGCCATCAAGTCCGACCTGCTGCTGCGCTTCGTCTGGGCCGAGATGGGGCGGGAGCCGATGCCGATGCCGCGGATCAGCGTGGCCTGA
- a CDS encoding pyridoxamine 5'-phosphate oxidase family protein has protein sequence MATQYPEITDRLRRFIEAQHLYFVGTAARDGRVNVSPKGLDSLRIVSPTRVVWLNGTGSGNETAAHLLDTPRMTVMFCSFERAPMILRLYGTARAVHEPDAEWDELYGLFPPMRGARNIFVLDIDLVQTSCGYGVPFYEFESERPLMDSWAAKKGEDGLVEYQQTKNRASIDGFPTGLPPA, from the coding sequence ATGGCCACCCAGTACCCCGAGATCACCGACCGCCTGCGTCGTTTCATCGAGGCTCAGCATCTGTACTTCGTCGGCACCGCAGCCCGCGACGGGCGGGTGAACGTCTCCCCCAAGGGCCTGGACTCGTTGCGGATCGTCTCCCCGACCCGGGTGGTGTGGCTGAACGGCACGGGCAGTGGCAACGAGACCGCGGCTCACCTGCTGGACACCCCGCGGATGACGGTGATGTTCTGTTCCTTCGAGCGAGCGCCGATGATCCTGAGGCTGTACGGCACCGCCCGCGCCGTGCACGAACCGGACGCCGAATGGGACGAGCTCTACGGCCTCTTCCCGCCGATGCGCGGAGCCCGGAACATCTTCGTGCTCGACATCGACCTGGTGCAGACCTCCTGCGGGTACGGGGTGCCCTTCTACGAGTTCGAGAGTGAACGGCCATTGATGGACTCCTGGGCCGCGAAGAAGGGCGAGGACGGCCTGGTCGAGTACCAGCAGACCAAGAACCGGGCCAGCATCGACGGCTTCCCTACGGGGCTACCTCCGGCCTGA
- a CDS encoding sulfatase: MVTDARSPESPAPPNIVLVLVDDLGWADLDCYGSSFYETPVLDRLATQGVRFTDAYAAAPVCSPTRASLLSGKYPARVGVTQYIGGHAVGKLQDVPYFACLPTSEYSLPRALRDGGYQTWNVGKWHLGSTPHTLPEAHGFDINIGGTGKGQPPQGYFSPYGLHTLPDGPDGEYLTDRLTDEAIGLIEGAGDRPYFLHLAHYAVHTPIQAPAELVAKYQAKAARLGLDRCETFADGEQHPAWHKQPERVRRRLLQSDPTYAAMVENLDTNIGRLLAAVEGTNTIVIFTSDNGGLATAEGSPTCNAPLAEGKGWTYDGGLRVPLLVHWPEVVTPGVTTEPTTTPDLYPTLLEAAGLPAHPEQHTDGVSILPLLRGEPFERGPIHWHYPHYANQGGTPSAAVREGPWKLVEFFEDDRVELYNLDSDISERHDLAHLPEHAALRDRLRTQVHHMREDMGALVPAPNPRARVDA; the protein is encoded by the coding sequence ATGGTCACCGATGCCCGTTCACCCGAATCCCCTGCCCCACCGAACATCGTGCTCGTGCTCGTCGACGATCTGGGCTGGGCGGATCTGGACTGCTACGGCAGCAGTTTCTACGAGACTCCGGTCCTGGACCGTCTCGCCACCCAGGGCGTGCGGTTCACCGACGCCTACGCGGCCGCACCGGTGTGCTCGCCCACCCGGGCGAGCCTGCTCTCGGGCAAGTACCCCGCACGCGTGGGTGTCACCCAGTACATCGGAGGCCACGCCGTCGGGAAACTCCAGGACGTGCCCTACTTCGCCTGCCTACCCACCAGCGAATACTCCCTGCCCCGCGCCCTACGCGACGGCGGCTACCAGACCTGGAACGTGGGCAAATGGCACCTCGGCTCCACTCCGCACACCCTCCCCGAGGCGCACGGCTTCGACATCAATATCGGCGGCACCGGCAAGGGACAACCACCCCAGGGCTACTTCTCCCCCTACGGGCTGCACACCTTGCCCGACGGACCAGACGGGGAATACCTCACCGACCGACTCACCGACGAAGCCATCGGCCTGATCGAAGGCGCCGGAGACCGCCCCTACTTCCTGCACCTGGCCCACTACGCCGTCCACACTCCGATCCAGGCACCGGCCGAGCTGGTGGCCAAGTACCAGGCCAAGGCCGCCCGGCTCGGCCTGGACAGGTGCGAAACCTTCGCCGACGGCGAGCAGCACCCCGCCTGGCACAAGCAGCCCGAACGCGTGCGCCGCCGGCTCCTGCAGTCCGACCCCACCTACGCCGCGATGGTGGAGAACCTCGACACCAACATCGGCCGCCTCCTGGCCGCGGTCGAGGGCACCAACACGATCGTCATCTTCACCTCCGACAACGGCGGCCTCGCCACCGCAGAAGGCTCACCCACCTGCAACGCACCCCTGGCCGAAGGCAAGGGATGGACCTACGACGGCGGCCTACGCGTGCCGCTCCTGGTGCACTGGCCCGAGGTGGTCACCCCGGGCGTCACCACCGAGCCGACCACCACCCCCGACCTCTACCCCACCCTCCTCGAAGCAGCCGGCCTCCCCGCCCACCCGGAACAACACACCGACGGCGTATCCATCCTGCCCCTGCTGCGCGGCGAACCCTTCGAACGCGGACCCATCCACTGGCACTACCCGCACTACGCCAACCAAGGCGGAACACCCTCGGCCGCCGTCCGCGAAGGCCCCTGGAAACTCGTGGAGTTCTTCGAAGACGACCGGGTCGAGCTCTACAACCTGGACTCCGACATCAGTGAGCGGCACGACCTCGCCCACCTGCCCGAACACGCGGCACTACGCGACCGCCTCCGCACCCAGGTACACCACATGCGCGAGGACATGGGCGCCCTGGTGCCGGCACCAAACCCTCGTGCGCGGGTCGATGCGTAG
- a CDS encoding FBP domain-containing protein, with product MNPLTEKKIRRAFVNATRGEANRAVLPDLDAVRWDRLEYLGWRDPKAPLNAYVVLELDEAPTALLLRAPEPGGRRRKAMCAWCEDIVAVDDVSLYVAPRAGAAGRRGDTIGTLVCTDFACSKNVRRRPTRTEASTDADRERFVANRVAGLRERSVRFAAEVCRTR from the coding sequence ATGAATCCCCTGACCGAGAAGAAGATTCGTCGCGCCTTCGTCAACGCCACCCGCGGCGAGGCCAATCGCGCCGTACTCCCCGACCTCGACGCCGTCCGCTGGGACCGCCTGGAATACCTGGGCTGGCGCGACCCGAAGGCGCCACTCAATGCCTACGTCGTCCTCGAGCTGGACGAGGCTCCGACCGCCCTGCTGCTGCGCGCGCCCGAACCGGGCGGCCGCCGTCGGAAGGCGATGTGCGCCTGGTGCGAGGACATCGTGGCCGTGGACGACGTGAGCCTCTACGTGGCCCCTCGCGCGGGCGCAGCCGGGCGCCGCGGCGACACCATCGGGACCCTCGTGTGCACCGATTTTGCCTGCTCGAAGAACGTCCGACGGCGTCCCACCCGTACCGAGGCGAGTACCGACGCCGATCGGGAACGGTTCGTCGCGAACCGGGTGGCGGGCCTGCGGGAGCGGTCGGTGCGGTTCGCGGCCGAGGTGTGCCGCACGCGGTGA
- a CDS encoding substrate-binding domain-containing protein: MTRASTLVIRPGEHDRVRELAESGRTAQALRARAVLLAAEGCSHTEIAQRLAVSRQSVVTWRRRYEESGLAGLDDRDRSGRPAVIDPWAAVQPALVPAPHGKRWSSRSLAAHLDVSPATVSRAWRAHGFTPVDGGAVRLGSAPPIHAAKVELVGIHAAGPFGVAAFRSRNERRSVPARRGPGDQGLGPADVESGRADPVAALPELLESAAHGARDPELLHAFLRGHDDCELLVTPGVAALGVYRCHSVGQWQAMVRVLAALHGQCGGPRLELSTAPTVLGSTSRRPTSSESAQVTPRVTMREVAADAGVSIKTVSNVLTGAKKVESQTRGRVEAAIDRLGYQVNTAARQLRTGRRGQVVLAVPEFRVNYFAELAEQLIDAGAERDVNILVQMTRGRRERELEIVAAARGLADGVIMVAQGMSEGDLPELSASGAFVLLGENVSGASVDHITISNADAARTAMEHLLAAGRRQVVLLGLGSSPVSAARVRGCRAAAASYGLQLDNRLLVPAGPWHRDAGERAMLDFLDRGVPFDAIVGFNDELALGAARALLTHGVHVPSDVAIVGFDDSEDAAYSTPSITSIAPDMAHIARRALELIDERQRATRTRAPVQVTAPYTLAVRESAP; the protein is encoded by the coding sequence GTGACCCGAGCGTCGACCCTGGTCATCAGACCAGGGGAGCATGACCGGGTGCGGGAGCTGGCCGAGAGCGGGCGGACCGCACAGGCGCTGCGTGCCCGCGCTGTCCTGCTTGCCGCGGAGGGTTGTTCGCACACCGAGATCGCGCAGCGCCTGGCCGTCTCGCGACAGAGTGTGGTGACGTGGCGTCGGCGATACGAGGAGTCCGGCCTGGCCGGGCTGGATGATCGGGACCGCTCCGGGCGCCCTGCAGTGATCGATCCGTGGGCCGCCGTGCAGCCGGCGCTCGTGCCCGCGCCGCACGGCAAGCGCTGGAGCTCACGTTCCCTCGCTGCGCACCTGGACGTCAGTCCGGCGACCGTGTCACGAGCGTGGCGCGCGCACGGGTTCACACCCGTGGACGGCGGTGCCGTGCGGCTGGGATCGGCACCGCCGATCCACGCCGCGAAGGTTGAACTGGTGGGGATCCACGCGGCCGGGCCGTTCGGCGTGGCGGCATTCCGGAGTCGGAACGAGCGACGGAGCGTGCCGGCGCGGCGAGGTCCTGGCGACCAGGGGCTCGGACCTGCGGACGTGGAGAGCGGGCGTGCGGATCCGGTGGCTGCGTTGCCTGAGCTGCTTGAGTCAGCTGCCCATGGTGCGAGGGACCCGGAGTTGTTGCACGCGTTCCTGCGCGGGCACGATGACTGCGAACTGCTCGTGACTCCCGGGGTGGCCGCGCTGGGTGTGTACCGCTGCCACAGCGTGGGCCAGTGGCAGGCGATGGTGCGGGTGCTGGCGGCGCTACACGGTCAGTGCGGTGGCCCCCGGTTGGAGCTCTCCACGGCACCGACTGTGCTGGGAAGCACCTCTCGGCGTCCAACATCTTCTGAATCGGCCCAGGTGACACCTCGCGTGACGATGCGCGAGGTGGCAGCGGACGCAGGGGTGTCGATCAAGACGGTCTCGAACGTCCTGACCGGCGCGAAGAAGGTGGAGTCTCAGACGCGGGGACGGGTGGAGGCCGCGATCGACCGGCTCGGCTACCAGGTCAACACCGCAGCACGGCAGCTGCGGACCGGCCGTCGCGGGCAGGTGGTGCTGGCCGTGCCGGAGTTTCGCGTGAACTACTTCGCCGAGCTCGCCGAACAGCTCATCGATGCCGGCGCAGAGCGTGACGTGAACATCCTCGTGCAGATGACGCGTGGGCGGCGAGAGCGCGAGCTGGAGATCGTGGCGGCAGCCCGCGGGCTGGCTGACGGCGTGATCATGGTGGCGCAGGGGATGAGCGAAGGCGACCTGCCCGAGCTCTCCGCGAGCGGTGCGTTCGTGCTGCTCGGGGAGAACGTCAGCGGAGCGTCCGTGGACCACATCACCATCAGTAATGCTGACGCCGCACGGACGGCGATGGAGCACCTGCTCGCCGCTGGTCGCCGGCAGGTGGTGCTCCTCGGGCTTGGCAGCAGCCCGGTCTCGGCGGCGAGAGTGCGAGGCTGCCGAGCGGCGGCGGCCTCATACGGTCTGCAGCTGGACAATCGCCTCCTCGTCCCGGCGGGGCCGTGGCATCGGGACGCGGGGGAGCGGGCCATGCTCGACTTCCTGGATCGTGGCGTGCCGTTCGACGCGATCGTCGGCTTCAACGACGAGCTCGCTCTCGGCGCTGCTCGCGCCCTGCTCACCCACGGTGTGCACGTTCCCAGCGATGTGGCGATCGTGGGATTCGACGACTCCGAGGACGCTGCCTACTCCACCCCGAGCATCACTTCGATCGCCCCCGACATGGCCCACATCGCGCGACGCGCGCTCGAACTGATCGACGAACGTCAGCGCGCGACCCGAACGCGCGCCCCTGTCCAGGTCACCGCGCCGTACACGCTGGCGGTACGGGAGTCGGCGCCGTGA